In Epinephelus fuscoguttatus linkage group LG15, E.fuscoguttatus.final_Chr_v1, a genomic segment contains:
- the LOC125902406 gene encoding ras-related protein Rap-2b-like, with product MREYKVVVLGSGGVGKSALTVQFVTGSFIEKYDPTIEDFYRKEIEVDSSPSVLEILDTAGTEQFASMRDLYIKNGQGFILVYSLVNQQSFQDIKPMRDQIIRVKRYERVPMILVGNKVDLEGEREVSSGEGKALAQDWNCPFMETSAKNKGSVDELFAEIVRQMNYSTVPSGGDQCCSCVLL from the coding sequence ATGAGGGAGTACAAAGTGGTTGTTTTGGGGTCGGGTGGAGTCGGGAAATCCGCGCTGACGGTCCAGTTCGTGACGGGCTCCTTCATCGAGAAGTACGACCCCACGATAGAGGATTTCTACAGGAAGGAGATCGAGGTGGACTCCTCTCCGTCCGTGCTGGAGATCCTGGACACGGCGGGGACCGAGCAGTTCGCCTCCATGCGAGACCTGTACATCAAGAACGGCCAGGGCTTTATTTTGGTTTACAGCCTGGTGAACCAGCAGAGCTTCCAGGACATCAAGCCCATGAGAGACCAGATCATCCGGGTGAAGAGATACGAGAGGGTGCCCATGATCCTGGTGGGAAACAAGGTGGAcctggagggggagagagaggtgtCTTCCGGGGAAGGCAAGGCGCTGGCCCAGGACTGGAACTGCCCGTTTATGGAAACCTCAGCCAAAAATAAAGGATCAGTGgatgagctgtttgcagagatAGTCAGACAGATGAACTATTCCACTGTTCCCAGTGGTGGCGACCAGTGCTGCTCATGTGTCCTGCTCTAA